The following proteins come from a genomic window of Aquimarina sp. MAR_2010_214:
- a CDS encoding thiol-activated cytolysin family protein — protein MKKNKPDLLVRYRAIAFTGLFLGALISCQNDDLTNDTTTSNLEAREQYLNEDIPDGISDFVITEQYSTDPNAKTVVEENCMTKNISFNQTDSDFFLLDPNSSLLWPGNLLASRSIQEGAPVSIPIYGEDRNPIEVKINVLSGTSASTHRTIPAPTPGKVQDNLNTILNNYYDSGANFPASFQISIERIHNEQQLQFALGAGYSGPSVDVSGKLGINFNEQKTRFAVTLQQRFFTTSVSPKENIIGQYGWLNNNVAPKRLDPYVTDFKEVSADQANPSSFIESVTYGRLYTMIYESTERASEVEAALKFAYNGLGNVNSELNVRYKKIFKNATVKVRQLGGNPADGIASSLSGLANNLDKVVEFLAKGAEVSRQNPGYPISYKVNYVKNNRPFKVTQNIRYKVKTCDLVNYETIRIDPLTVHLSKGDDHGTHGAELFGRLYVEKYDAKNRRWYSVDGTIYWGYGVEHRTRDYYPLNGKKREIGKEQVIDFKVKTGSGQRFRVVSEVGECDARCRPYIDTELPNGRRYITYQYNSQTKKWEDFKRHNPYVPNYNIGTSFYQRTWNGARSKVNGGIVTYVDYLSYVIKK, from the coding sequence ATGAAAAAAAATAAACCTGATTTATTAGTAAGGTATAGAGCTATTGCTTTTACAGGGCTTTTTTTAGGAGCGCTAATATCCTGTCAAAACGATGATCTTACCAATGATACAACGACCTCAAATCTAGAGGCAAGAGAACAATATCTTAATGAAGATATTCCTGATGGTATTAGTGACTTTGTTATAACAGAACAATACAGCACAGATCCTAATGCAAAAACAGTAGTAGAAGAAAATTGTATGACAAAAAACATTTCTTTTAACCAAACAGATTCAGATTTTTTTCTATTAGATCCTAATAGTTCTTTACTTTGGCCTGGCAATTTATTAGCTTCTAGATCTATACAAGAAGGAGCGCCTGTGTCAATCCCGATTTATGGAGAAGATCGAAATCCTATAGAAGTAAAAATAAATGTGTTGTCAGGAACATCTGCTTCGACACATAGAACGATCCCTGCTCCAACACCAGGAAAAGTACAGGATAATCTAAATACTATTCTAAATAATTATTATGATAGTGGCGCAAATTTCCCTGCAAGTTTTCAAATATCTATAGAAAGAATACATAACGAACAACAATTACAATTTGCTTTAGGTGCAGGGTATTCGGGACCAAGTGTCGATGTATCCGGAAAGTTAGGAATTAACTTTAATGAACAAAAAACAAGGTTTGCCGTTACACTTCAGCAACGTTTTTTTACTACTTCTGTTTCTCCCAAAGAGAACATAATCGGCCAATATGGATGGTTAAATAATAATGTTGCTCCCAAAAGACTTGATCCCTATGTAACCGATTTTAAAGAGGTTAGTGCGGATCAGGCAAACCCATCTTCTTTTATAGAATCAGTAACGTATGGGCGGTTATACACCATGATATACGAGTCTACAGAAAGAGCATCAGAAGTAGAAGCTGCTTTGAAATTTGCTTATAATGGGCTTGGTAATGTTAATTCTGAGCTGAATGTTCGTTATAAGAAGATTTTTAAAAATGCTACTGTAAAGGTTAGGCAATTAGGAGGGAATCCTGCAGATGGTATCGCATCATCATTATCTGGTTTAGCGAATAACTTAGATAAAGTTGTAGAATTTTTGGCAAAAGGAGCAGAAGTATCTCGTCAAAATCCAGGATATCCAATTTCATATAAAGTTAATTATGTTAAAAATAATAGACCTTTTAAAGTAACTCAGAATATAAGATATAAAGTTAAAACATGTGATCTTGTAAATTATGAGACGATTAGAATAGATCCTCTTACTGTTCATTTAAGTAAAGGTGATGATCATGGGACTCATGGTGCTGAGCTTTTTGGAAGATTATATGTAGAGAAATATGATGCAAAAAATCGCAGATGGTATTCTGTAGACGGAACAATATATTGGGGGTATGGTGTAGAACACCGCACAAGGGATTATTATCCGCTAAATGGAAAGAAAAGAGAAATAGGAAAAGAACAAGTGATAGATTTTAAAGTAAAAACAGGAAGTGGTCAACGTTTTAGAGTTGTCTCAGAAGTAGGAGAATGTGATGCTAGATGTCGCCCATATATTGATACAGAATTACCGAACGGGAGAAGATATATTACGTATCAGTATAATAGCCAGACAAAGAAATGGGAAGATTTTAAGAGGCACAATCCATACGTTCCAAATTATAACATAGGTACATCCTTTTACCAAAGAACCTGGAATGGAGCTAGGTCTAAAGTTAATGGAGGAATTGTTACATATGTTGATTATTTATCATATGTAATAAAAAAATAA
- a CDS encoding thiol-activated cytolysin family protein, whose amino-acid sequence MRTNKPSFLRKYRAIAFTGLFLGGLISCQNDDLTNNTITSNLEAREQYLNEDIPDGISNFVIKEQYSTDSNAKTKEEENCNTKTFSFDQTDSDFFLLDGNTSIQWPGNLLGSRSIQEGAPWVVSIDGEDRNPIEIRINAVTGIIDSTYRKIKAPTPSLVQHNLNAILNTFQVNHGKFPAKFAVSIKRIHNEQQLQAALGAGYSGPSVDISGQLGINFNEQKTRYAVKLIQTYFTASVTPKEGIIGEKGWLNKNVDPRRLKKYGVTDFENVSADKANPSAFVESVTYGRLYTMIYESTERASDVKAALKFAYKGVGSANAEMNVKHKKIFRSANVIVRQLGGNASDGIASSLAAFANNLDEVIALLKKGAEVSQENPGYPISYKVNYAQNNRPFKVTQNIKYKVKTCDLVDYETIRLDPIDVALYGGSDHGTSGAELFGKLYVEKYNKDNNKWYSVGKKIYWGRYNNQELDYFPLDGVKKEIAKGEVIDFKVKTGSGERFRVVSRVGECDDKCIVLTDGTRFIDYEYNTTTKKWVDVEKHNKAVSNYTIGESFGKKTWNGARSKVEGGGDVYLDYYTWIIDN is encoded by the coding sequence ATGAGAACAAACAAACCCAGTTTCTTAAGAAAATATAGAGCTATTGCTTTTACAGGGCTTTTTTTAGGAGGGCTGATATCTTGTCAAAACGATGATCTTACCAATAATACAATAACCTCAAATCTAGAGGCAAGAGAACAATATCTTAATGAAGATATCCCTGATGGTATTAGTAACTTTGTTATAAAAGAACAATACAGTACAGATTCTAATGCAAAAACAAAAGAAGAAGAGAACTGTAACACAAAAACCTTTTCTTTTGACCAAACCGATTCAGATTTTTTTCTATTAGATGGTAATACTTCTATACAATGGCCGGGCAATTTATTAGGTTCGAGGTCTATACAAGAAGGAGCGCCTTGGGTAGTCTCGATTGATGGAGAAGATCGAAACCCTATTGAAATAAGAATAAATGCGGTGACAGGAATAATTGATTCGACATACAGAAAGATCAAAGCTCCAACACCATCACTAGTACAGCATAATCTAAATGCTATTTTAAATACATTCCAGGTTAATCATGGAAAGTTCCCCGCAAAATTTGCAGTATCTATAAAAAGAATACATAACGAACAACAATTACAAGCTGCGTTAGGTGCTGGGTATTCGGGACCAAGCGTCGATATATCTGGACAGTTAGGAATTAACTTTAATGAACAAAAAACCAGGTATGCCGTTAAACTTATTCAAACTTATTTTACTGCTTCTGTTACCCCCAAAGAGGGGATAATCGGCGAAAAAGGCTGGTTAAATAAGAATGTTGATCCTAGGAGACTTAAGAAGTATGGTGTGACCGATTTTGAAAATGTTAGTGCAGATAAGGCAAACCCATCTGCTTTTGTAGAATCAGTAACGTATGGCCGGTTATATACCATGATATATGAGTCTACAGAAAGAGCATCAGATGTAAAAGCTGCTTTGAAATTTGCTTATAAAGGGGTTGGTAGTGCTAATGCTGAGATGAATGTTAAGCATAAGAAGATTTTTAGAAGTGCTAATGTAATAGTTAGGCAATTAGGAGGAAATGCTTCAGATGGTATCGCATCTTCATTGGCAGCCTTTGCTAATAACTTAGATGAAGTTATAGCACTTTTGAAAAAAGGAGCAGAAGTATCTCAAGAAAATCCAGGATATCCAATTTCATATAAAGTTAATTATGCTCAAAATAATAGGCCTTTTAAAGTAACTCAGAATATAAAATATAAAGTTAAAACATGTGATCTTGTAGATTATGAGACGATTAGATTAGATCCTATTGATGTCGCTTTGTATGGAGGTAGTGATCATGGTACTAGTGGTGCCGAGCTTTTTGGAAAATTATATGTGGAGAAATACAATAAAGATAACAATAAGTGGTATTCTGTAGGCAAAAAAATATATTGGGGGAGGTATAATAACCAAGAATTAGATTACTTCCCGCTAGACGGAGTGAAAAAAGAAATAGCAAAAGGGGAAGTGATAGATTTTAAAGTAAAAACAGGAAGTGGTGAACGTTTTAGGGTTGTTTCAAGAGTAGGAGAATGTGATGACAAGTGTATTGTATTAACGGATGGGACAAGATTTATTGATTATGAATATAATACTACTACAAAGAAATGGGTAGATGTCGAAAAACACAATAAGGCTGTTTCAAATTATACAATAGGTGAATCTTTTGGAAAAAAGACCTGGAATGGGGCTAGATCTAAGGTTGAAGGAGGAGGCGATGTATATCTTGATTATTATACTTGGATAATAGATAATTAG
- a CDS encoding phosphatidylinositol-specific phospholipase C — MRINCITKFILAVVAILFFQSCEKDDNIEPTVSQTTLDASNIKKAVPSYSLSNWMGAINKNVSLSELSIPGTHNSGARFDHSILLGTAKNQKLTIREQLNSGTRFLDIRCRHINNIFTIHHGSVYQKLNFNDVLNDCFNFLNSNPTETIIMSVKEEHDPSNNSRSFEATLTSYINQNRSKWYLGENIPKLNSVRGKIVVLRRFNKRSNTPKGINATNWKDNTTFTINSANATLQIQDKYKISDKNNKWNRITSLLRAAKNGNSNTMYINFASGYKPGWFGVPRIPEISNYINPKISSYFRNNTSGRYGSIMMDFATASRNKLIIKTNF; from the coding sequence ATGAGAATCAATTGTATTACTAAATTTATTTTAGCTGTAGTGGCAATTTTATTTTTTCAATCTTGCGAAAAGGATGATAATATAGAACCTACTGTTTCCCAAACCACATTAGATGCTAGCAACATTAAAAAAGCTGTGCCTAGTTATTCCTTATCTAATTGGATGGGGGCAATTAATAAAAATGTAAGCCTTTCAGAATTGAGTATTCCGGGGACACATAACTCAGGAGCAAGGTTTGATCACTCTATTCTTTTGGGTACTGCAAAAAACCAAAAATTAACCATTAGAGAACAACTAAATAGCGGTACTCGTTTTTTGGATATCAGATGCAGGCATATTAATAACATTTTCACGATACACCATGGATCGGTATATCAAAAACTTAATTTTAATGATGTACTAAACGATTGCTTTAATTTTTTAAATAGCAATCCTACCGAAACCATTATCATGTCGGTAAAAGAAGAGCATGATCCAAGTAATAATAGCCGTTCATTTGAAGCTACTTTAACCAGCTACATCAACCAAAACCGCAGTAAATGGTATTTGGGGGAAAATATTCCTAAATTGAATAGTGTAAGAGGTAAAATTGTAGTATTAAGAAGATTTAATAAAAGAAGTAATACACCCAAAGGTATAAATGCTACCAATTGGAAAGATAACACCACCTTTACTATAAATAGTGCAAATGCAACTTTACAGATACAAGATAAATACAAAATTTCTGACAAGAATAATAAATGGAATAGGATAACTAGCTTATTGAGAGCTGCCAAAAATGGAAATAGTAATACGATGTACATTAATTTTGCTAGTGGTTACAAACCAGGTTGGTTTGGCGTACCTAGAATACCCGAAATTTCTAACTATATTAATCCTAAAATAAGTAGTTATTTTAGAAACAATACTTCTGGCCGTTACGGATCTATCATGATGGATTTTGCCACAGCTAGTAGAAATAAATTAATTATTAAAACTAATTTTTAG
- a CDS encoding ABC transporter permease has translation MSSSFEKYQKRRLISSYFSVVISISLVLFLLGLLGLLVLNTKKVADHFKEKIALTIYLKDTAKDVEIKQLEKTLALAEYTKSTTFISKDEAAEEHSKDIGENFMDFLGYNPLQNSIDVYLKADFVDQVKIEEINASIIKKDFVDEVIYDKPLISLLNDNIKRISFWVLLISGVFTFIAVLLINSSIRLSVYSKRFIIKTMQMVGATKKFIRKPFVWKSVRLGMIGAMVALIGVGIVLYYLNKTFPELALLDDEILLIILFAGIFGIGVLITWISTFFATQRFLNLRTDELYY, from the coding sequence ATGAGCTCATCTTTTGAAAAATACCAAAAACGACGACTAATCTCTTCTTATTTTTCTGTGGTTATTAGTATTTCTTTGGTACTATTTTTATTGGGCTTATTAGGTTTATTGGTCTTAAATACTAAAAAAGTAGCGGATCATTTTAAAGAAAAAATTGCACTTACGATTTATCTAAAAGATACCGCCAAAGATGTTGAAATTAAACAACTAGAAAAAACTCTGGCTCTGGCAGAATATACCAAATCAACTACTTTTATTTCTAAAGACGAAGCCGCCGAAGAACATAGTAAGGATATAGGGGAGAATTTTATGGATTTTCTTGGTTACAATCCGCTTCAAAATTCTATTGATGTCTATTTAAAAGCTGATTTTGTAGATCAGGTAAAAATTGAAGAAATAAATGCTTCTATTATCAAAAAAGATTTTGTGGACGAAGTAATCTATGATAAACCGCTGATTTCGTTATTAAACGATAACATAAAGCGCATTAGTTTTTGGGTACTTCTTATAAGTGGTGTTTTTACTTTTATTGCTGTATTATTAATTAATAGCTCTATCCGTTTGTCGGTATATTCAAAAAGATTTATTATTAAGACCATGCAAATGGTGGGAGCTACAAAGAAATTTATTCGAAAGCCTTTTGTATGGAAAAGTGTGCGACTTGGTATGATAGGAGCAATGGTAGCTTTAATTGGAGTTGGGATTGTATTGTATTATCTTAATAAAACATTTCCAGAACTGGCATTGCTAGATGATGAAATCTTACTTATTATTTTATTTGCAGGTATTTTTGGAATTGGAGTACTCATCACCTGGATCAGTACATTTTTTGCTACGCAACGATTCTTAAATCTAAGAACTGATGAATTATACTATTAA
- the lgt gene encoding prolipoprotein diacylglyceryl transferase: MGPLEWNIDPEIIKLFGVFPLKYYGLLFVLGIIFAYGVAKRIYTFENVPLEKLEKLSTFLMIGILAGMRLGHCLFYDFEYYSDHILEIFLPFKITNDGWHFTGFTGLASHGGSLGAILAIITYSRKYKTPVLWIMDRMAIVTPILGAFIRFGNFMNSEIYGKPTNGNYGVVFVRDDMIPRHPTQLYEAFSYLLIFGLLWYLYKKTSVVQKQGFLLGILLAVLFTARLIIEFFKENQVAFEDGMILNMGQLLSIPFILAGILLLVFSKKQTLYK; the protein is encoded by the coding sequence ATGGGACCTCTAGAGTGGAATATTGATCCAGAAATCATAAAACTATTTGGAGTATTTCCTCTTAAATACTATGGTCTTCTTTTTGTTTTGGGCATTATATTCGCATATGGAGTTGCCAAACGTATATATACATTTGAGAATGTTCCTTTAGAAAAACTAGAGAAACTATCTACTTTTCTTATGATAGGCATATTAGCTGGTATGCGGCTAGGTCATTGTCTTTTTTATGATTTTGAATATTACTCAGATCATATTCTTGAGATTTTCCTTCCTTTTAAGATTACAAACGACGGATGGCATTTTACAGGATTTACGGGACTAGCTAGTCACGGAGGTAGCCTTGGAGCCATTCTTGCCATTATTACATATTCTCGAAAATATAAAACTCCTGTACTATGGATAATGGATCGCATGGCAATTGTAACTCCTATTTTAGGTGCATTTATACGATTTGGAAACTTTATGAATTCTGAAATCTATGGAAAACCTACTAATGGTAATTATGGAGTTGTATTTGTGCGGGATGATATGATCCCAAGACACCCAACACAGTTATACGAAGCTTTTTCATATTTACTGATATTTGGCTTATTATGGTATCTCTATAAAAAAACTAGTGTCGTACAAAAACAAGGGTTTTTATTAGGGATATTATTAGCTGTACTATTTACAGCAAGATTAATCATCGAGTTTTTTAAAGAAAATCAAGTTGCTTTTGAAGATGGTATGATTCTAAATATGGGGCAACTATTAAGTATCCCATTTATACTTGCTGGAATACTTTTGTTAGTCTTTAGTAAAAAACAAACGCTATATAAATAA
- a CDS encoding CAP domain-containing protein: MKKIILFVFVWTSIIYAKHADSPTPGIFGNSENKAIYDETGNVSEISNRNNFTNSTTASCTEVVVAIVFDRYASDISWKIERENGQVVVSGSSYQNSAPDVSENVCLEDGIYTFIINDSYGDGLCCSYGQGSYAVSLNGTALVSGSSFTSSESKSFTIGKASPPPTPLNLVGSDITSNSVRLSWETQGEVTNLTTFDVYHNNEVVKSIKGSKAVTLDGLTPETAYSLSIRAKNVQGDLSEFSNTISITTLKGTDGGFSKEMLDLLKLVNQARAADGKQPLKMNAKLVAAAEFHANDMKNNNFFSHTGSNGSSVSNRVQNQGYSWSRVAENIANGQRTVQEVHNTWMNSSGHRGNILSANYTEIGMARVANLWVQVFARPLSSALSQDNSIAVSKVSRQLKMYPSLLSGDQNQINIVGHNANTVYKVHNMTGRIIHQGKINGNTLEVNLSPGMYLVNFVMDGKTITKRLVKK; encoded by the coding sequence ATGAAAAAAATCATTTTATTCGTATTTGTTTGGACATCAATTATCTATGCTAAGCATGCTGATAGTCCAACACCTGGTATTTTCGGAAATTCTGAGAATAAAGCAATTTATGATGAAACTGGAAATGTTTCAGAAATCAGCAATAGAAATAATTTTACAAATAGTACGACTGCTAGTTGTACAGAAGTTGTTGTTGCTATTGTTTTTGATCGATATGCTTCGGATATCAGTTGGAAAATAGAAAGGGAAAATGGGCAAGTTGTAGTATCAGGAAGTAGTTATCAAAACTCTGCTCCAGATGTTTCAGAAAATGTATGCCTAGAAGATGGGATTTATACATTTATTATTAATGATTCATATGGTGATGGGCTTTGTTGTTCTTATGGGCAAGGATCATATGCAGTATCATTAAACGGAACAGCACTTGTTTCGGGAAGCTCATTTACTTCTTCAGAATCCAAATCGTTTACTATTGGTAAAGCTTCGCCACCGCCAACTCCATTAAATTTGGTAGGATCTGATATTACAAGTAATTCAGTACGTCTTTCCTGGGAGACTCAAGGGGAAGTTACAAACCTTACCACTTTTGATGTATATCATAATAATGAAGTTGTAAAAAGCATAAAAGGAAGTAAAGCAGTTACTCTGGATGGATTAACACCAGAGACAGCATATAGCCTTTCGATAAGAGCAAAAAATGTTCAAGGGGATCTATCAGAGTTTTCTAATACAATAAGTATCACTACGCTAAAAGGAACCGATGGTGGGTTTTCTAAAGAAATGTTAGACCTTCTAAAATTGGTAAACCAAGCCAGAGCAGCAGATGGTAAACAACCATTAAAAATGAATGCTAAATTAGTTGCAGCAGCAGAGTTTCATGCAAATGATATGAAGAATAATAACTTTTTCTCACATACAGGTTCTAATGGATCAAGTGTGAGTAATAGAGTTCAGAATCAAGGATACTCATGGAGTAGAGTAGCAGAAAACATAGCAAATGGACAGCGTACTGTTCAGGAAGTACACAATACGTGGATGAATAGCTCTGGGCATAGAGGAAATATCTTAAGTGCTAATTATACAGAGATAGGAATGGCTAGAGTAGCGAATCTTTGGGTTCAGGTATTTGCAAGACCATTATCCTCTGCGTTATCACAAGATAATTCTATAGCAGTAAGCAAAGTGAGTCGACAATTAAAGATGTACCCTAGCTTGTTATCAGGTGATCAAAATCAAATTAATATAGTGGGGCACAATGCCAATACTGTATATAAAGTACATAACATGACAGGTAGGATAATACATCAAGGAAAAATAAATGGTAATACTTTGGAAGTAAATTTATCACCGGGAATGTATTTGGTGAATTTTGTTATGGATGGAAAAACCATCACTAAACGATTAGTGAAAAAATAA
- a CDS encoding DUF3098 domain-containing protein: protein MKKQSNKNTPSKPDFVFGKKNYVVMAIGIAVIALGFILMAGGGSDDPNIFNPDIYNFRRIRLAPTIVLIGFGIEVYAILLNPDQKKKQ, encoded by the coding sequence ATGAAAAAACAATCTAATAAAAATACACCTTCAAAACCTGATTTTGTTTTTGGAAAGAAAAACTATGTTGTTATGGCTATTGGAATAGCAGTAATTGCTCTTGGCTTTATTCTCATGGCAGGAGGAGGAAGTGATGACCCCAATATTTTTAATCCTGATATCTATAATTTTAGAAGGATTCGATTGGCACCAACTATTGTTTTGATTGGTTTTGGCATCGAAGTGTATGCTATTCTCCTAAATCCTGATCAGAAGAAAAAACAGTAA
- a CDS encoding undecaprenyl-diphosphate phosphatase codes for MEIIDAIILGIVQGLTEFLPVSSSGHLELGKAILGDQSVPEESLLFTVVLHFATALSTIVVFRKDILEIIKGILKFKKNEETLFSLKIIISMIPAVIVGLFFEEQLEKLFGGNIMFVGFMLLITAALLWFADKAKSTRKSVSNSNAFIIGIAQAIAMLPGISRSGATISTSVLLGNDKTKAARFSFLMVIPLILGKIAKDMLGGDLTFSSENSVPLALGFLAAFVSGLFACTWMISLVKKSKLTYFAVYCILVGLLAISFGFIK; via the coding sequence ATGGAAATCATCGACGCAATTATTCTAGGTATAGTACAAGGGCTTACCGAATTCTTACCTGTTTCTTCTAGTGGTCATCTTGAGCTTGGCAAAGCTATTTTAGGAGACCAGAGTGTACCAGAAGAATCTCTACTTTTTACCGTAGTACTACATTTTGCAACTGCACTTAGTACCATAGTAGTATTTAGAAAAGATATATTAGAGATTATAAAAGGAATACTGAAATTCAAAAAAAACGAAGAAACTCTCTTTTCATTAAAAATTATCATTTCTATGATTCCTGCTGTTATAGTAGGTTTATTTTTTGAAGAACAATTAGAAAAGCTTTTTGGAGGGAATATTATGTTTGTTGGCTTTATGCTACTCATTACAGCTGCGTTATTATGGTTTGCAGATAAAGCAAAAAGCACCCGAAAATCGGTAAGCAATTCAAATGCATTTATAATTGGTATTGCACAGGCAATTGCAATGCTTCCTGGGATTTCAAGAAGTGGTGCAACAATATCTACATCGGTATTGTTAGGAAATGACAAAACCAAAGCCGCTCGCTTTTCTTTCTTAATGGTTATTCCCTTGATTCTAGGAAAAATTGCCAAAGATATGCTTGGTGGTGACCTTACTTTTTCATCAGAAAACAGTGTTCCATTAGCCCTTGGTTTTCTAGCTGCATTTGTCTCAGGGCTTTTTGCATGCACCTGGATGATTTCCTTAGTAAAAAAGAGTAAGTTAACTTATTTTGCCGTATATTGTATTCTTGTTGGCTTATTAGCCATCAGTTTTGGTTTTATTAAATAG
- the truB gene encoding tRNA pseudouridine(55) synthase TruB, whose translation MLTEQNYKDGQILLIDKPLQWTSFQVVNKLRWLIRKNFGIKKIKVGHAGTLDPLATGLLVICTGKFTKRIQEFQGQVKEYTGTIRLGATTPSYDLETEVDQTFAIDHISEETLHKTTPLFIGEIEQYPPIFSALKKDGKRLYEYAREGEAVEISSRKITINEFEITRIQLPEVDFRVVCSKGTYIRSLAHDFGKALDSGAHLTVLRRTKIGSFSVEDATTIESFENQLSPKIETT comes from the coding sequence ATGCTAACCGAACAAAATTATAAAGACGGTCAAATCCTTTTGATCGATAAACCGCTGCAATGGACATCTTTCCAAGTTGTAAACAAACTTCGTTGGCTTATCCGGAAGAATTTTGGTATCAAAAAAATTAAAGTAGGTCATGCAGGAACACTTGATCCTCTAGCAACAGGATTATTAGTTATCTGTACTGGAAAATTCACTAAACGTATACAAGAATTTCAGGGACAAGTCAAGGAATATACCGGAACAATACGACTTGGAGCGACAACACCTTCTTATGATCTAGAAACCGAAGTTGATCAAACCTTTGCTATAGATCATATTTCTGAAGAAACTTTACACAAAACAACACCTCTTTTTATTGGAGAAATAGAGCAGTATCCTCCTATTTTTTCGGCATTAAAAAAAGACGGAAAACGATTATATGAATATGCACGAGAAGGAGAAGCTGTAGAAATTAGCTCTCGGAAAATCACTATTAATGAATTTGAAATCACTAGAATCCAATTACCAGAAGTAGATTTCAGAGTTGTATGTAGTAAAGGAACATATATCAGATCATTAGCACATGATTTTGGAAAAGCATTAGATAGTGGGGCTCACTTAACTGTTTTAAGAAGAACTAAAATAGGATCATTTTCGGTCGAAGATGCTACTACAATTGAATCTTTTGAAAACCAGTTATCCCCAAAAATTGAAACTACATAA
- a CDS encoding thioredoxin family protein: MEQPTTMTIPELITQGIDNSFTYQEYRKLISDLLTEGKSTGHEQSEALTNYSTLNDRRMKRWDKTLKIDESITTSFSNANLDVTWVVLTEGWCGDAAHVLPVLNKLADLNEGIDLKIISRDDHDELMDNFLTNGGKSIPKLIVYDNQNKEVLNSWGPRPSIATQMVNDYKEQHGSLDPEFKEDLQVWYNKDKGANIAEDILNLL, from the coding sequence ATGGAACAACCTACTACTATGACAATACCAGAATTGATAACTCAAGGAATTGATAATTCATTCACTTATCAAGAATATAGGAAGCTGATTAGCGACTTGTTAACCGAAGGTAAATCTACGGGTCACGAACAATCTGAAGCATTAACAAATTATAGTACGCTTAATGATCGTAGAATGAAACGGTGGGATAAGACCTTGAAAATTGACGAATCGATTACTACTTCATTTTCTAATGCCAATCTAGATGTAACCTGGGTAGTATTAACAGAAGGATGGTGTGGGGATGCTGCGCATGTATTGCCAGTATTGAATAAACTTGCAGACTTAAATGAAGGGATAGATTTAAAAATCATCTCCAGAGATGATCATGATGAGTTGATGGACAATTTTTTGACCAACGGAGGAAAATCAATTCCTAAATTGATTGTGTATGATAATCAAAATAAAGAGGTGTTAAATTCATGGGGTCCCAGACCTTCTATAGCAACTCAAATGGTAAATGATTATAAAGAACAACACGGTAGTTTGGATCCAGAATTTAAGGAAGACCTACAAGTTTGGTATAATAAGGATAAAGGTGCAAATATTGCAGAAGATATTTTGAATTTGTTATAG